A window of Syntrophales bacterium genomic DNA:
GCATCGGATACAACGCGGAAAACCCCGCCACCCTGTTCTACGACAACATCATGATGGGGGTGCAGCTCCTTCACGAGGGGTATCTCCGGGGAATCAACAAGTTCGTCGGCCTGGGGACGATCTGCGCCTACCCCAAGTTCACCCCCGTTCCCTTCCGGGAGGATGACATCTGGAACGGGTATCCCGAGGAGACCAACGCGCCGTATGGCCTGGCGAAGAAGATGATGCTTGTCCAGGCCCAGGCCTACCGGCAGCAGTACGGCTTCAACGCCGTTTTTATCCTGCCGGTGAATCTCTACGGTCCGGGAGACAACTTCGATCCCCGATCCTCCCACGTCATCCCCGCCCTGATCAAGAAATGCGTGGACGCCGTGGAGAGCGGCGAGGACGAGATCGTCGTCTGGGGAACCGGTGCGGCCACCCGGGAGTTCTTCTTCGTCGAGGACGCTGCCGAAGCGATCGTGGCGGCCATGGAGCGCTACGACAAGAGCGACCCCGTCAACATCGGGGCGGGCTTCGAGATCTCCATCCGGGACCTGGTAGAGTTGATCGTGGAGTTGACGGGCTTCCAGGGCCGGCTCGTCTGGGATACCACCAAACCCGACGGACAGCCGCGACGCATGCTCGACACCACAAGGGCCGCAAAGGAATTCGGCTTCCGGGCCCGGACGGACTTTCGGGAGGGGTTGCGCAAAACCATCGACTGGTATCGGGAATTCCGGCGAATATAGCGGGCTGTGAAGAATCCGCCGGGTTGGTCTGTTTCTGCGGCCCGGGGCACGCGATTCCACCCGGTTTCTATTGCGATGGCCAGCTGAGCGATGCCTCGAACCTTATCCAGGCAAGGCGGGCAGTCTCTGCGGATCCCCCGTTCTCCAGCCGGGATTCGGTAATCCGCAACTGCCCCCGGCCAAAGCGGCCGATTTCTTCAATCTCCTCAGGGGTGGGTGCCCGGCTGGCGCCCGGCCCGTCGATGGTTCTGCCCACGGCCGGGGAGAAGATGAATTCCCTCATCATTCCCGGCGACTGTCCATCCTGTTCGTCCAGCTTCTGCCTGTCCATGAAATGCCTACTTTCGATGATCCTTGGATTGGGAACGAAGTGAAGCGGAGGAGTCAGGCGTGAAAGATCTTCCGTTCCGCCGGGATCATGGACTCGGATGGTCCAGCCGGACGGATCCGGCTCCAGGACAAAGCGGAATCCGGGGCCAAAGGTTCGGAGGTAGGTCTTTCCGGATGCCACCTCACCGGTGAACCGCTCCTCCTTCCGCACGGCACCAGCCGGGATGCGGTGGAGAGCCGCAGCCAGTCTTTCACGGAACTGACCCAGCGGCACGGACTGACCGGCTTCCCGGTCCCGCGCGTTGTCCATGTTTCCATGGATTGCGCCCTTCCTCACCTCCAGCCAGTACGTTCCGCAGACGGAGACGGCCAGGCCATGCCCTTCATAGGCCGGTTTGCTGCCCGGTCCGTTCAGGGCCAGGATCCACTCCGAGCCCGGAGGAAACCGGTCCACTCCGGGTCGGCATAGCATGCCGTTGTCGCCCCAGATCCGCAGGCGCCGGCTGTGGATGGGTCCGCTCAGGACCTCCAGGACCTCCACGTCCATTGCCAGGTCGATTCCTCTTGCCCGTCCGTGATATCCAAGCACCCTTGCCCGGATGATCCCCTCGGCCTGAGGAGCCACCGATAGGAACGGACCGCGCCATACACAGCTGCAGGCGGTGGCGTCATGGATGTCCGACCAGAGCAGGATGGAAAGGATCACCCAGCAGGCCAGGGGGATGCACGTCCTCCACGATACCTTCTTTTCCATGGGATCTCCTTTGCACTTCCGCTATGGCCCCAATCGCTCTGGCAGTATCGTTCCATCCATGTAGACCCGCAGCCCGTATTCGCCGCCTATGGCCGGGGATCTCCAAGCCCATTGAAAGTGCCAGTAGTGGCCGCGCTTCTTGATTCCGCTGTCGTAATGAAGGCTGGCGGATCGGAGGTATTGGCGCGAGAGGTCGATTCTATTTCCGGCAATATACGCCTCTGCGAGGTCCATGGCACGGCGCAGTTCGAGGGATGGAGCCGGAGAAGTCACGCCGGCCGGGGCAGAGTACGCAGTGAATGGAACAGCGGACGCGAGAAAAGCAACACAGACAAGCATCGTTCCGATCATTCGTTTCATGGAAATCCTCCATTCGTGACATGCCGACGACCACCCCTCTTCCCGAAACCCGGACATTCCGCAGGTCGTTGCAATCCATCTTATATTATTAAAGATATGAATACAAACGGGAAGGACAACGGGCGGGACGGGGGGAGCCCACCCTGACAGAATCCGTACCGTCATCCTTCTGTGTCCACAAAACGCATGCCGTTTCCACGGGACGCAGAAATGAGAGGGGAAGCAGAGAGGGGAAACGTTGTGGACTCAAGAAAGGATTTGACGGC
This region includes:
- a CDS encoding GDP-L-fucose synthase; its protein translation is MAENLKDKRITVTGGKGFLGSHLLRNLAGKGYGRVSVADLPEYNLVDIEGVRRLYDEQRPDIVLHLAARVGGIGYNAENPATLFYDNIMMGVQLLHEGYLRGINKFVGLGTICAYPKFTPVPFREDDIWNGYPEETNAPYGLAKKMMLVQAQAYRQQYGFNAVFILPVNLYGPGDNFDPRSSHVIPALIKKCVDAVESGEDEIVVWGTGAATREFFFVEDAAEAIVAAMERYDKSDPVNIGAGFEISIRDLVELIVELTGFQGRLVWDTTKPDGQPRRMLDTTRAAKEFGFRARTDFREGLRKTIDWYREFRRI